Proteins from a genomic interval of Nostoc sp. TCL240-02:
- the nadB gene encoding L-aspartate oxidase — translation MPEIIPSQFDVLVVGAGAAGLYTALCLPESLRVGLITKETVALSASDWAQGGIAAAVSPEDSPTLHIEDTIRAGAGLCDRTAVEFLAQLAPNCIQSLVNLGVAFDRHGQALALTLEAAHSRNRVLHAADTTGREVTTTLTTQVLRRPNIQVIQQALALSLWIEPESKRCQGISLFYQGKITWIKAGAVILATGGGGQVFAQTTNPAVSTGDGVAIAYRAGAILRDLEFVQFHPTALTKTGADRFLISEAVRGEGAHLVDNEGRRFAFDYHPAGELAPRDVVSRAIFSHLQRTAVDLATAHVWLDMRPIPADKIRHRFPNIIKVCQHWGVDVFHEPIPVAPAAHYWMGGIVADLMNRTNIPGLYAVGETASTGVHGANRLASNSLLECIVFGAQMSQIELENIGLPLEIPMLPSRKFSVDPSEWHIQQAQLEALREKLPRLVWENAGICREQSKLETAIATVESWQQDFAALPLSQFLLGLRPAEPASFDLPNVERQLRLWAETRNLLDVADLILKSAAFRTESRGGHYRLDYPQSDPNWQVHTLVQTNHWWKSPILS, via the coding sequence TTGCCTGAGATAATTCCTAGCCAATTTGATGTCTTAGTAGTCGGCGCTGGCGCTGCTGGACTATACACAGCGCTGTGTCTACCAGAGTCCTTACGAGTCGGCTTGATTACCAAAGAAACTGTTGCTTTGTCCGCTAGTGATTGGGCACAAGGTGGTATTGCCGCAGCCGTTTCCCCGGAAGATTCTCCTACGCTACACATTGAAGATACGATCCGGGCAGGTGCAGGTTTGTGCGATCGCACCGCTGTAGAATTTCTCGCCCAACTTGCTCCTAACTGCATTCAATCCCTAGTTAACTTGGGAGTTGCTTTTGACCGTCATGGTCAAGCCTTGGCTTTAACTTTAGAAGCTGCCCACTCTCGCAACCGCGTTCTCCACGCTGCGGATACCACAGGCAGGGAAGTTACAACCACTCTCACCACTCAAGTATTACGTCGCCCGAATATTCAAGTCATTCAGCAAGCTTTAGCTTTGAGTTTGTGGATTGAACCCGAAAGCAAGCGCTGTCAGGGAATAAGCCTGTTTTATCAAGGTAAAATCACATGGATTAAAGCTGGTGCTGTAATATTAGCAACTGGCGGTGGCGGTCAAGTATTTGCCCAAACCACTAACCCGGCTGTGAGTACAGGTGATGGGGTAGCGATCGCATATCGGGCTGGGGCTATTCTCCGCGATTTGGAATTTGTGCAATTTCACCCCACTGCACTGACTAAAACTGGTGCCGATCGCTTCCTTATTAGCGAAGCTGTACGCGGCGAGGGGGCACACCTTGTTGATAATGAAGGGCGGCGTTTTGCCTTTGACTATCATCCTGCGGGTGAACTCGCCCCCAGAGATGTGGTCAGTAGAGCAATTTTTAGCCATTTACAACGTACCGCCGTTGATTTGGCCACTGCCCATGTGTGGTTGGATATGCGCCCCATCCCTGCCGACAAGATTCGTCACCGCTTTCCTAACATCATTAAAGTTTGTCAGCATTGGGGAGTTGATGTTTTCCACGAACCAATTCCTGTAGCGCCTGCTGCCCATTACTGGATGGGTGGGATTGTCGCGGATCTGATGAATCGCACAAATATCCCTGGTTTGTACGCGGTGGGTGAAACCGCTAGTACCGGGGTGCATGGGGCAAATCGCCTTGCCAGTAATTCCCTGCTGGAATGTATTGTGTTTGGGGCCCAAATGAGCCAAATTGAGTTGGAAAATATCGGGTTGCCGTTAGAAATACCAATGTTGCCATCACGGAAATTTAGCGTTGATCCTAGTGAATGGCACATCCAGCAAGCACAACTAGAAGCACTCAGAGAGAAGTTACCGCGTCTAGTGTGGGAAAATGCTGGTATTTGTCGAGAGCAATCAAAGTTGGAAACTGCGATCGCCACTGTTGAATCTTGGCAGCAAGATTTTGCTGCTTTGCCTTTAAGTCAATTCTTGCTTGGTTTACGCCCAGCAGAACCAGCTAGTTTTGACTTACCAAATGTTGAACGACAATTGCGACTTTGGGCAGAAACCCGCAATTTATTAGATGTGGCTGATTTAATTCTCAAAAGTGCTGCTTTTAGAACCGAGAGCCGAGGAGGACACTACCGTTTAGACTATCCTCAATCAGACCCAAATTGGCAAGTTCACACACTTGTCCAAACAAATCATTGGTGGAAATCTCCAATATTATCTTGA
- a CDS encoding CHASE2 domain-containing protein has product MNQQLDKRFVKLVLRLKQSLSRGHRELITAVSIAVCVVLLHSIGLLQSLEFAALDQLFRLRPNEPPEERITIVVINEAYLNEIRLWPIPDAKIALLLQKLNVHKPRAIGLDLYRNLPVEPGNQELRNTYKSMPNLIGIELLANDKNKNFSVLPPQGLNKDQVGFNNVLYDLDGKVRRSLLYWHVDNQLHESFALKLALLYLKPKGIIPTKAKSNPKYLQLGKASFTRFEGDDGAYVRADDRGYQILTNFPKPKCQSSSGELCSFRQVSIKDVLADKVQENLIKDRIILIGSTAPSLQDFVFIPYSSNLIGTAKPVPGIQLQAYFVSELISAAVDGRPLFKFWSDLMEYLWIFIWSYLGAVTTWRIRHATRSLLCILVSCFVLTLTTYITFLYGWWIPLLPSLFSFGSSAIWMTSHIAHIQEERKRSKEFLHHVINTIPDPIFVKNEQHQWIVLNEAYCRFIGYPNKLLIEKSDYDFFPKHEADVFRQQDDLVFRTQKPQEHEEEFTNADGQTHQIATKRSLHKDSAGNFFLVGVIRDITQRKLMEEQLKRTAAELFRSNNELKLKEDHLRYLAYHDPLTGLSNRKFFAEQLYESLHWAQHNNLLLGLLFIDLDGFKQVNDTLGHETGDRLLMTIAGRLSNSLRASDTVSRLGGDEFTIILRAIPNVQIAAKVAEKILSSITKPIVLDGYAIRISASIGISVYPYNSQDSENLIKQADAAMYRAKHLGKNRYEFA; this is encoded by the coding sequence ATGAATCAGCAACTAGACAAGCGTTTTGTAAAGTTAGTCTTGAGACTCAAACAATCGCTTAGTCGAGGACACAGAGAATTGATTACTGCCGTCAGCATTGCAGTCTGCGTCGTGCTGTTGCACTCCATCGGATTATTGCAATCTTTGGAGTTTGCAGCTTTGGATCAATTGTTTCGCTTACGTCCAAATGAACCACCGGAAGAGCGTATTACAATTGTAGTGATTAATGAAGCATATTTAAACGAAATACGTTTGTGGCCGATTCCAGATGCGAAAATTGCACTGTTGTTGCAAAAATTAAATGTCCACAAACCCCGTGCTATTGGCTTAGATCTCTACAGAAATTTACCAGTAGAGCCTGGTAATCAAGAACTGCGTAATACTTATAAGTCAATGCCCAATTTAATTGGTATTGAACTACTGGCAAATGACAAAAACAAAAACTTTAGTGTTTTGCCTCCACAGGGACTAAATAAGGATCAAGTTGGCTTTAATAATGTGCTGTACGATCTTGATGGTAAAGTACGCCGCAGTTTGTTGTATTGGCACGTTGATAATCAATTACACGAAAGTTTTGCTCTGAAGTTGGCTTTATTGTATTTAAAGCCAAAGGGAATTATTCCCACTAAAGCAAAAAGCAACCCTAAGTACTTGCAATTGGGTAAGGCATCATTTACTCGTTTTGAGGGTGATGATGGTGCTTATGTGAGGGCTGATGATAGAGGATATCAAATTCTGACCAATTTTCCTAAACCTAAATGTCAAAGTTCATCTGGAGAATTATGTAGTTTTCGCCAGGTATCGATAAAAGATGTACTGGCAGATAAAGTCCAAGAAAATTTAATCAAAGATCGGATTATACTGATTGGCTCCACTGCACCCAGTCTCCAGGATTTTGTATTCATTCCATATTCCAGCAATCTAATAGGTACAGCAAAGCCTGTACCCGGCATTCAACTGCAAGCTTATTTTGTTAGTGAGTTAATCTCTGCTGCTGTTGATGGACGACCATTATTCAAATTTTGGTCTGACTTGATGGAATACTTGTGGATTTTTATTTGGTCTTATCTGGGAGCTGTGACGACATGGCGGATACGACACGCTACTAGAAGTCTGCTTTGTATACTAGTTTCTTGCTTTGTATTGACCCTGACCACATACATTACTTTTTTGTACGGTTGGTGGATACCGCTCCTTCCCTCACTGTTTAGCTTTGGCAGTTCAGCTATTTGGATGACCAGTCATATTGCCCATATTCAGGAAGAGCGGAAACGTTCTAAAGAATTTTTGCATCACGTAATCAACACAATTCCCGATCCAATTTTTGTCAAAAATGAACAACATCAGTGGATTGTTTTAAATGAAGCCTATTGTCGATTTATTGGTTATCCGAATAAGTTGTTGATTGAAAAGTCAGACTATGACTTTTTCCCTAAGCATGAAGCTGATGTGTTTCGACAACAGGACGATCTGGTGTTCCGAACTCAAAAACCCCAGGAACATGAAGAAGAATTTACAAATGCAGATGGACAGACTCATCAAATTGCGACTAAGCGATCGCTGCATAAAGACTCAGCTGGCAATTTCTTTTTAGTTGGAGTTATCCGAGATATTACTCAGCGCAAGCTAATGGAGGAGCAGCTGAAGCGAACTGCTGCTGAACTATTCCGCTCTAACAATGAATTAAAGCTCAAAGAAGACCACTTGCGTTATTTAGCGTATCACGACCCCCTCACTGGTTTATCCAATCGCAAATTTTTTGCCGAACAGCTTTATGAGTCGTTACATTGGGCGCAACACAATAACCTGTTGTTGGGACTGCTGTTTATCGATCTAGATGGCTTTAAGCAAGTTAATGATACTTTGGGTCACGAGACGGGCGATCGCTTGCTAATGACTATCGCTGGAAGACTCAGCAACTCTTTACGCGCTAGTGATACAGTTTCTCGCTTGGGTGGCGATGAATTTACTATAATTTTGCGGGCAATTCCTAATGTCCAGATAGCTGCTAAAGTCGCCGAAAAAATTTTAAGCAGTATTACCAAGCCAATTGTTTTGGATGGCTATGCAATCCGAATCTCTGCCAGTATTGGTATAAGTGTCTACCCATACAACAGCCAAGATAGTGAAAATTTGATCAAACAAGCAGATGCAGCAATGTATCGTGCCAAGCATCTGGGTAAAAATCGCTACGAGTTTGCTTAA
- the psbU gene encoding photosystem II complex extrinsic protein PsbU: MKGLARLLTVFSLLLSCWGWLGTTQIAQAASFNSFAFPQVPILAIERQNRADKKLGTEFGKKIDLNNTNVRAFQQFPGLYPTLAKKIITNAPYKNVEDVLDLPGLSDRQKATLQANLDKFTVTELEPAFNEGDDRFNNGIYR, encoded by the coding sequence GTGAAAGGATTGGCGCGTTTATTAACAGTGTTTAGTTTGTTACTTAGTTGCTGGGGATGGTTGGGAACAACTCAGATAGCCCAAGCTGCTAGTTTCAACAGTTTTGCTTTTCCTCAAGTCCCAATTTTGGCAATTGAGCGGCAGAATCGGGCAGATAAGAAGCTAGGAACGGAATTTGGGAAAAAAATTGATTTGAATAATACCAACGTCCGAGCTTTTCAACAGTTTCCAGGGCTTTATCCCACTTTGGCTAAGAAAATCATCACAAATGCTCCCTACAAAAATGTAGAGGATGTATTGGATCTTCCAGGATTGAGCGATCGCCAAAAAGCAACCCTGCAAGCCAACTTGGATAAGTTTACCGTGACAGAATTAGAGCCTGCCTTCAACGAAGGAGACGATCGCTTTAACAACGGTATCTACAGATAA